AAGAATCCATGAGATGCGAGTGCGCAGCATGGAGCCTTCGAGACGGCTTTGTGCGATGCGATGGGAGAGGTGAAAAACACATGGCGCAAGGAGGTGCGGAAGCAGCACCCAGTCCCCCACCCGCACGAGTACAGGTGTTCATTCTGGATAGCCTGGTCAAGGATGCCGTCGTCAGGAATACCGCCGGCGACGACCTCGGGCACATCCGGGATCTGCTGCTCGATCTGGCCGAAGCCCGGATCGTCGCGGCTGTCCTGACTACAGCGCGGTACCTCGGGCTTGGCGGGAAATACTACGTGATCCCCTGGGATGCCTTCGAGAAGAGGTCGGCAGACAACGTCTACATCCTGGATATCCCCAAGGAAAAGTTAGCTCGTGCCCCGACATTCGACATCAACTGGACCGAGAACATCACGCCGGATTACCTGAACATGATCTTCGGCTACTATGGATACCGGCCGTACTGGGAGGAGAGCCGGGTGAACCTGCTACCATCCACATGATCTGGGGTAAAAAGGGCGGCGAGGCGGGTATATGACCTATAACCAGCCCATCTATCGAGACGGCGGACAGGATAAGGAGAATTAAGAGCCTCCTTCGGCTCTCATCGCGTCATCATAAAGAGCCTATATGCAAAAACAACGGTGTCGGGAGCTGACGCACCGCGTAAGAAAGATCTCGCCGTCAGAATCCCAATGACCGGCACCCAGCCCAATAGAGAGAGATCAAGCGAACAACCGGAGACGTTAATACGAGAAACGCAGCTGGATCTGGTGAAGATTTCATCAGGCTCTTTTTTTATGGAGCACTCCACGTCGAGGACTCTAACCCGCCCGGTTCTGTGAGATGCCGTCCTCCTATCGAGCTGTTGACGAATCGGTTAATCCCCCTGAACTATCGGAGTCCCGCGAGAATATGCCTGCTGCCCTCGACTTTCATTCCTGCAGGAATCCTCCAGATCCCGCGGGGGGTCGTGAATCCCATTCGATGGGGAGGATCCTTATGACAGCCGAACGGGGAAAATACCCTGTATTGTACTCGTCGGTGTCATCTTCATTGGTGCGAATTGACTCATTCTCCGGCCGCCCGAGCATACGAGACCCGTCCATGTTGTCCGGGTGACGAGCAGAGGCTACCAATCCCTGTGCCGCACACTTCCAGGGACGGCATAACGGATCCCGTTACCTCTCTGGCGCTCTTGCCGCCACCCCCCGGCCGTCCGTTTTTCCCGTACGAAGGATACGACCCCTGGCAGACAGTAAAATTAATATACAGGATATCCTTTGCGCTTACTCGATTCAAGGAGCGGTATAAAATGGATAGCACCTCCGATCAGCCCCCTTCGACATCAATAGCAGGCCCCCAGAACGTGATCCTGCCGCTTGCGCTGGCCCAGTTCATCTGCAGTTACGCTGCCTCGAATATGAACGTGGCCATAAACGACATCTCCATCGATCTGGGGACGACGGTAAGCGGTGTCCAGACGACCATCGCCGTCTTTACACTCACGATGGCGGCCCTGATGATCCCGGGCAGCAAGCTGACAGATATCCTGGGTCGTACGTACCTGTTCCGGCGGGGGCTCATGGTCTACGGAGTGGGAGCCCTGATAGCGGCAGCGGCGCCGGGGCTCGGGATTTTAATCCTGGGCTATTCGCTCCTGGAGGGCATCGGGACCGCGCTGCTGATCCCGCCCGTCTATATCCTTGCAACGGTCTTTACCCCCGACCTCACCTCGCGCGCCCGTGCGTTTGGCGCCATCAGTGCGGCGGGCGGGATCGGGGCGGCAGCCGGTCCGCTGGTCGGGGGGGTGATCGTCAGCGTGTTCAGCTGGCGTGCAGCGTTTGTCGTGCAGGCTCTGGTCGTCGCCATAGTCATCCTTCAGAGCCGCCGGATCGTGGATCCGGGAGTGCAGGGCCCCAAGCCCAAATTCGATATCGTCGGAACCATTCTTTCGGCGGCAGGACTCTTCTTTGTGGTCGTCGGCATCCTGCAGGCCTCGACGTACGGCTTTTTCCGGGCCACGCAGGATTTCGTCATCGGCAGTACGGTCGTGATCCCGCAAGGCGGCATCTCGCCGGTATGGTTGTTCGTTTCTATCGGAGCAATTCTGTTGATCGGATTCTTCTGGCATATCCGCTCGAGGGAACGGGCAGGCAAGGAGCCTCTGCTGCACACCAGGATGTTCCAGAACCGCGCCTCCAACCTCGGTCTGGTTACGCAGAACATGCAGTGGCTGGTCCTGCTGGGCCTCTCCTTCGTGGTGTCCGTCTACGTGCAGACGGTGCGGGGCTTCAGCGCGATCGAGACCGGTCTGGTCCTTACGCCGGCCACGATCGGCATTCTGTTGTCCTCGATGGCTGCAGGCAGGCTGGCGAAGAGGCGTCCCCAGGCGGTACTGATCCGGGCGGGTTTTATCATAACGGTAGTCGGCGTGCTCCTCCTGCTGGCGCTGGTACGGGAGACATCCAACGTCTTTACCTTCGTGCCGGGCCTCTTTCTGGTCGGCATAGGCGTCGGGATCATGCTGACATCCTCGGTCAACGTCGTGCAGTCCCTCTTTCCCGAGAAGGATCAGGGGGAGATCTCGGGCCTGTCGCGCAGCGTCTCGAACCTGGGCTCCTCGCTCGGGGTGGCGATTGCCGGCACCGTCATCGTATCCACCCTGGTCACGGGAAATCTGGGCTACGCCCTGGCCCTGGTCGTTCTGGTGTTCTTTGCGGTGGTCGGGCTTATTGCCGCATTCCTGCTGCCCGCCAATCCCGTGCCGGAAGCCCCGGAGCCCGGGCCCATCCCTGCCTGATGGGCGGTTTGCATGGCAGGAGGGGTTCTCAAGAACCCTCCGGTATTATCCTCTGGATCCATTGAACTGGGGGCTCTTCTTTCACATCGCACACATTTTGGCTGTAGGACGGATACCGTACATGAGACAGGTTTCGCGATCCCCGTGGCAGACTGGAGCGATTCCTCCCGCAGTGCCGCGACATCCCTTCCAACGGATTCCCGTCCCCGGCTCCGATGGGCCCCAACACGGCACTTTGATCTCTGGCGCCAATTTCTGGCTGCCATTGCTTCTAATCCATCAGAGATTGGATCTGTCCTTTCAGGCCTTTAACGGCCTGCTGCTGGGCGAGGGCGTGAACCCCGACGAGCTCGCGGACATCCGGCGGAGGGTAGAGTCGGACCTGGCGGTCGAGCGCGCCGGGGATATCCTCACGATGTACATGGGATCGCACGATCTGCTCGTGAATATGGGGGTGTGTTTCGTTGCAGGCACCACGGCAGAGCAGATGCACGAGGCGATCCGCCGCATCGAAGCCGACCTGGGCAGCGCATACCCGGAGATAAACCGCGTCTATATCGAAGCCGAGTCTCTGCCCGTGGAGGGGAAGGAGTACTGCCCGGAGAGACCTGTAGTTCGGTAGGATGTCTTTGAAAAACGGGGCGGTAATAGATGAAACATAGACCCCGACCATTTCTCCTGCGTCCAGGATATCGAAAGAAATTAGGCTCCAGGCCGAGGGTGCTTTTCCATCTTTTGGACAATTGCCTCCTCTCTATTGCGCTGATGTAGTCGCAGTCCACCCATTCGATGAGCGACCGATATTCCCCTGCCCTCGAGCCGGAACGGCTACTTCCCCGCAGCTGCGGATCCACTCCGCAGATAGGCAAAGATATTTAATACGAATTGCTTCATGTCACCGCGTTCCAGGACTGAATCGACATGGAACGAAGATCGTCCGGTGTTTGCGTTCATCCTGTCGTCCTGGATGACACCGGTACGAGGACAGGGAAGATCAATGAGCGAACTGGTCGTAGTCGCATTCGATGATGAGAATACTGCCTTCAGGGTGAGGGATAAACTGGTGAATCTCCAGAAGGACCACCTCATCGAACTGGAGGATCTGGTGGTCGTTGTCCACCAGCAGGACGGCAAGGTGAACATCAAGCAGGCCCAGGATCTGGTCGCCGGCGGTGCGCTGAGCGGGGCCTTCTGGGGACTCCTCTTCGGGCTGATCTTCTTCGCACCGTTCCTCGGGCTGGCCATAGGGGCCGTCATGGGTGCGCTCGCCGGAAAACTTGCCGATTACGGCATCGATGACAAGTTTTTAAAGGAGGTGGGCGAGCAGGTTCCGCCCGGCAGCTCGGCCGTATTCATGCTGATCAAGAAGGTCACTCCCGACAAGGTGCTGGCCCAGATGGGCGAGTTCAAGGGCCATGTAATCCAGACCTCGCTGACAGAGGAGCAGGAGAACAAAGTGCGGGAGGCGTTTGGCGAGAAGGCCCAGGCGGCGGCGGAGGCGGGGCAGGCAGCACCTTCGGCCTGAAATCGCCTTCCTTTTTCGATGCGATTCTTCGCAGGGCAACTAGCTGCATGGAGGTCTCCGCAGGAGGCTCGTATGTGGATACCCGTGTAGCTGCTCGACTCCCATAGAGCACCGGTGATACCAGAAACGTCATGATGGATGCCAGTCGCCTTCCGCACGTTCTTCCCATCCTCCAGGGCTGCCGGGAGCAGAACCGATCCCGCATTCTTCGTTGGTACAGCCCGGGACAGAATACGCGGATACACAGAGTTCTCCGCTCTGTAGCCATCCATGAACCGAAGGTTCACAGACCAAGGAGAATAAGAGTTCCCGCAATGAGGGGGTCTCATTTTCATGAGGTCGTCCCAAAACTCTCCAGATCGTCACGGCACAGGCCAGGTGTATGAGCCCCAGGAATGACTGTTCATAGCGTTCGTACCGGGGAATCAGCTTCTTGAAGGCTTCAATCCAGCTGAAGAACCGTTCGATAGCACTCCGTTTCTTGTAAAGGTCACGATTAAACAGAACCGGTCTTCCTCTCTTTGGAGATGTCCTATTTCTCGGATTTATTGGGATATTACTCCGGATTCTCCGTTTCCGGTTATAGCGTCGGATCTCGTGCGAATCGTAGGCGGTATCGGCGGTGATGATCGATGGTTTTTCAGCTGTCCCGGGAATCTCGAATGCATCCATCGTTGGTTCATAGAGCTGAGAATCGTGGATATTCGCCAGAGCGATCAGACAGGCCAAAGGGAGTCCCTGTTGATCGACCAGGGCGCTGAGCATATTCCCATTTACCCTTTTATAGCCATCATATCCGATATCTCCCCCTTTTTGGCACGAATATCCTTGGTATCGGTGATACAGTGGACGAGATCGAGTTTCTGGAGATCGTAGCCGGACTGCAGCAGGTCGAGGAAAATTGCCTGATAGGCTCCCCGCTTACAGAGTTCGAGGTGATACCGGTGGACGGTCGATTTGGTCCCGTATTTCTCGGGGACATCGTTCCAGGCACACCCGG
This genomic interval from Methanomicrobiales archaeon contains the following:
- a CDS encoding PRC-barrel domain-containing protein, coding for MFILDSLVKDAVVRNTAGDDLGHIRDLLLDLAEARIVAAVLTTARYLGLGGKYYVIPWDAFEKRSADNVYILDIPKEKLARAPTFDINWTENITPDYLNMIFGYYGYRPYWEESRVNLLPST
- a CDS encoding IS5 family transposase gives rise to the protein MYHRYQGYSCQKGGDIGYDGYKRVNGNMLSALVDQQGLPLACLIALANIHDSQLYEPTMDAFEIPGTAEKPSIITADTAYDSHEIRRYNRKRRIRSNIPINPRNRTSPKRGRPVLFNRDLYKKRSAIERFFSWIEAFKKLIPRYERYEQSFLGLIHLACAVTIWRVLGRPHENETPSLRELLFSLVCEPSVHGWLQSGELCVSAYSVPGCTNEECGIGSAPGSPGGWEERAEGDWHPS
- a CDS encoding DUF1269 domain-containing protein, whose product is MSELVVVAFDDENTAFRVRDKLVNLQKDHLIELEDLVVVVHQQDGKVNIKQAQDLVAGGALSGAFWGLLFGLIFFAPFLGLAIGAVMGALAGKLADYGIDDKFLKEVGEQVPPGSSAVFMLIKKVTPDKVLAQMGEFKGHVIQTSLTEEQENKVREAFGEKAQAAAEAGQAAPSA
- a CDS encoding MFS transporter, whose product is MDSTSDQPPSTSIAGPQNVILPLALAQFICSYAASNMNVAINDISIDLGTTVSGVQTTIAVFTLTMAALMIPGSKLTDILGRTYLFRRGLMVYGVGALIAAAAPGLGILILGYSLLEGIGTALLIPPVYILATVFTPDLTSRARAFGAISAAGGIGAAAGPLVGGVIVSVFSWRAAFVVQALVVAIVILQSRRIVDPGVQGPKPKFDIVGTILSAAGLFFVVVGILQASTYGFFRATQDFVIGSTVVIPQGGISPVWLFVSIGAILLIGFFWHIRSRERAGKEPLLHTRMFQNRASNLGLVTQNMQWLVLLGLSFVVSVYVQTVRGFSAIETGLVLTPATIGILLSSMAAGRLAKRRPQAVLIRAGFIITVVGVLLLLALVRETSNVFTFVPGLFLVGIGVGIMLTSSVNVVQSLFPEKDQGEISGLSRSVSNLGSSLGVAIAGTVIVSTLVTGNLGYALALVVLVFFAVVGLIAAFLLPANPVPEAPEPGPIPA